CAGATCTCGCCCAGCTTCCCGGGCGTCGGGGCCAACATCAGCTGGATGGTCATCATCTTCGGCCTGGTCGGCGGGGCCACCACCCCGATCTTCGGCAAGATGTCCGACCTGTGGGGCAAGCGGCGGATGATGCTGGTCTCCGGCGTCTCCTTCGCGTTCGGCACCCTCATCTGCGCGTTGACCAGCAGCTGGTGGCTCTTCCTTGTCGGCCGCGGGCTGGAGGCGGTCGCCATCTCGGCGCCCACCGTCGCCTACGGCCTCTTCCGCGACATCCTGCCCAGACGTTACATTCCGGCGGCGATCGGGGTGGTGGCCACCGGCCTGGGCATGTCGGCGCTCTTCGCACCGCTGCTCGGCGGCTGGCTGCTCGACGCGTACGGCTGGCGCTCGCTCTTCTGGTTCCTGCTCATCTTCGTGGGCGTGATGGTGCCGCTGATGGTGTGGGTGGTGCCGGAGACCACGCTGCGCAGCAACCAGAGGCTCGACGTCGCGGGAGCCCTGCTGCTGGGGTGCGGGGTCGGGCTGGTGCTGGTCTACCTGTCCAACGGCGCGGTCTGGGGCTGGGGTCGCTGGAACTCGGTCGCCTACCTGGTCGGCGGGCTGGTGCTGCTGCTCGCCTTCCTCCTGGTGGAGCGGGTGGTACCGGACCCGATCATGGACATGAAGCTGCTGTTCTCGCCGAAGGTGCTCGTCGTGCTGGCCGCCGCGACGCTCGGCAGCATGGTGATCGGGATCCAGGGCTACAGCATCCCCTACATGCTGCAGACGCCCAACGAGCAGCAGTTGCACGGGAAGATCCTGCAGACCGCCCTCTCCGGAGCGAGCGGGCAGACCCTTCCGCCGTCGATGGCGCCGCTGTTCCACACGGTCTTCAACTCGACGCTGGCCTACGGTCTCGGCGCCTCGCTGCTGATGTACGGGGTCTACTCGGCGGTCTACTCGGGCGGCTTCGGGATGCTGTCCGGCGCCGGCGCGGGCGAGCTGTCCCGCAAGGTCGGACCGCGACTGCCGCTGATCGTCGCGATGACCGTCTTCACGGTCTCCACGCTGCTCTACGCCTTCTACCCGCACTCCAAGTGGCAGTACGGGCTCTTCGCGGCGATCTTCGGCATCGGCTTCGGCGCGTTCTACGCGGCCTGCCCGAACCTGATGATCGAGGCGGTGCCGGCCCGTCAACAGGGCATCAGCGCGGGCATGCTGGGCGTCGTCAACAGCCTGGCGACCTCGGTGGGCACCGGCGCGCTGACGGCGTTCCTGCGGGCCGACCCGCTGAAGGTGAAGGTCACCATCACGGGCATCGCCGCGTCGGCGACCGGAGGCTTCAACGTGATCCCCGACCTGAACGGCTTCACCGGCTACCAGAACGGCCTGCTGCTGGCCGCGGGGTGCGGCGCGCTCGGGCTGGTCGTGGCGCTGCTGATGCGGCACGGCCGCGCTCCGGCGACGGGCGGCGAGATCAGCGACTGATCCGCCGTCCGTCGGCGGTCGCGGGGGCCCGGGTCCGGGGCGCACGAACTGCCCCTGGCCCGGGCCCGGCGTCGCCTCGACCCCTACTCGACCCTGATCAGGCTGCCCTGCGGGTCTATCCGGTCCGCGTAGTCGTCGTCGAACCAGACGCCGCCCGTCGCCAGATACCGGAACCTGTGCTCGCCGGGCGGGAACGAGACGCTCACCGTCCGGGTCCCGTCCCTGCGGGTGACCAGCTCGGCGACGCCGGGCTGCCAGCCGTTGAAGTCACCCACCACGCTGACCGTCCCGGCGGGCTCCTGCGCCGCC
This genomic interval from Streptacidiphilus rugosus AM-16 contains the following:
- a CDS encoding MFS transporter, giving the protein MTSAPDPVQSPPSPDPEPVSTNRLDGASRLRIFAVVGVVVLFAEIAALQYTMVASAARQISPSFPGVGANISWMVIIFGLVGGATTPIFGKMSDLWGKRRMMLVSGVSFAFGTLICALTSSWWLFLVGRGLEAVAISAPTVAYGLFRDILPRRYIPAAIGVVATGLGMSALFAPLLGGWLLDAYGWRSLFWFLLIFVGVMVPLMVWVVPETTLRSNQRLDVAGALLLGCGVGLVLVYLSNGAVWGWGRWNSVAYLVGGLVLLLAFLLVERVVPDPIMDMKLLFSPKVLVVLAAATLGSMVIGIQGYSIPYMLQTPNEQQLHGKILQTALSGASGQTLPPSMAPLFHTVFNSTLAYGLGASLLMYGVYSAVYSGGFGMLSGAGAGELSRKVGPRLPLIVAMTVFTVSTLLYAFYPHSKWQYGLFAAIFGIGFGAFYAACPNLMIEAVPARQQGISAGMLGVVNSLATSVGTGALTAFLRADPLKVKVTITGIAASATGGFNVIPDLNGFTGYQNGLLLAAGCGALGLVVALLMRHGRAPATGGEISD
- a CDS encoding isoamylase early set domain-containing protein, which codes for MTFRLAAQEPAGTVSVVGDFNGWQPGVAELVTRRDGTRTVSVSFPPGEHRFRYLATGGVWFDDDYADRIDPQGSLIRVE